The Variovorax paradoxus genome window below encodes:
- a CDS encoding indolepyruvate ferredoxin oxidoreductase family protein, with product MNIALVRDVAALEDRYGVDDGWVYMTGIQALVRLPLQQRARDAAAGWNTGGYISGYRGSPLGRYDMELWAAEKQLKAANVVFRSGLNEDLAATAIWGSQYVGTFPGARVDGVFGIWYGKGPGVDRSGDVLRHANQAGTSPKGGVLCLAGDDHGAKSSSVANFSDPILMAVGMPVLYPSNTQELLDYGLHGIAMSRFSGCWVGMKVVTDVVEGGGSVYVGTDAPLITVPEAPSRPVDPFGAGYNIRGFDMPLPQEDRLYNHKHAAVLAYARANRLNRIVMDPAGAGVGVIAAGKAWQDVLQALGRDDEATGGGFADLKLLKIGLVWPLDPEIVREFAQGLHTIVVVEEKRPILEDQVRTILYGSANAPRLVGKLFEGGLFESGPADVAFPNASEISPVRVTEVLARVLGREVPVPAQCASAPAKAPGPNRVPGFCSGCPHNRSTKVPDGSRALAGIGCHSMALLVNPQQTTTWSHMGAEGVMWLGQQPFTAERHVFANIGDGTLAHSGYLAIRQAVAAQVPITYKVLYNGFVSMTGGQVVEGNLSPPQILAGFAAEGILKMAVVTDEPRRYAAVKLPEGVAVHDRTALDAVQREFREYPGVSVILYDQACAAERRRLRKRGKLPDPDRRLFINSAVCEGCGDCGVASNCMSIEPLETELGRKRRINQGSCNKDYSCVEGFCPSFVSVEGGKPRRAAARVEAQAASPRPYTQALPEPDIAPLQRACSVLISGIGGTGVVTIGQTLAVAAHLEGRYSSNLDVTGFSQKYGAVTSHVRFAPDPGMLHATRIAEGEADALIGCDLVVAASDESLTRLPAGRGRAVVSTALVPTSDFARNPDWQLDPKMLIERIEAAAGTADLVLIDGERMATALVGDPIGINMFMLGLAWQRGFIPLGRAAIERAIELNGVAVAMNKEAFLWGRRVAHDQPAVERHLKAEQPTQVITFMPRQTRGLDQTVAHRIEHLRAHSGELHVRRYKELVEKARQLEAGLHAGDALARAVAHNHHRLLATKDEWEVARLFTHPDFQSALAQEFEGPVRLRFHLGVWPFARKDPHSGKPVKGDVGPWVLLAMKCMARLRGLRGTWLDPFRNAAERVLDRQLLAQYEDDMRAALSDLRAETLPIVTKLASLPQSIRGYGHVREAQASKAALVRQELLRELELAREPLARAA from the coding sequence TTGAACATTGCATTGGTACGTGACGTCGCGGCGCTCGAAGACCGCTATGGCGTCGATGACGGCTGGGTCTACATGACCGGCATCCAGGCGCTGGTACGCCTGCCGCTGCAGCAGCGCGCGCGCGATGCCGCGGCCGGATGGAACACGGGAGGCTACATCTCGGGCTACCGCGGTTCGCCGCTGGGCCGCTACGACATGGAGCTGTGGGCCGCCGAGAAGCAACTGAAGGCCGCCAACGTGGTGTTCCGTTCCGGCCTCAACGAGGACCTGGCCGCCACCGCCATCTGGGGCTCGCAGTACGTGGGGACCTTTCCGGGCGCGCGGGTGGACGGCGTGTTCGGCATCTGGTACGGCAAGGGCCCGGGCGTGGACCGTTCGGGCGACGTGCTTCGGCACGCCAACCAGGCCGGCACCTCGCCCAAGGGCGGGGTGCTGTGCCTGGCGGGCGATGACCACGGCGCGAAGAGTTCCTCGGTCGCCAACTTCTCCGATCCGATCCTCATGGCGGTCGGCATGCCGGTGCTCTATCCCTCCAACACGCAGGAGCTGCTGGACTACGGCCTGCACGGCATCGCCATGAGCCGCTTCTCGGGCTGCTGGGTGGGCATGAAGGTCGTGACCGACGTCGTCGAGGGCGGAGGCTCGGTCTACGTGGGGACGGATGCTCCCCTCATCACCGTGCCCGAGGCACCGAGCCGGCCGGTGGACCCGTTCGGCGCGGGCTACAACATCCGCGGCTTCGACATGCCGCTCCCGCAGGAGGACCGGCTCTACAACCACAAGCATGCCGCGGTGCTCGCCTATGCCCGGGCGAACCGGCTCAACCGCATCGTCATGGACCCGGCCGGAGCGGGTGTCGGCGTCATCGCGGCGGGCAAGGCCTGGCAGGACGTGCTGCAGGCCCTGGGGCGCGACGATGAAGCAACTGGGGGCGGATTCGCCGACTTGAAGCTGCTGAAGATCGGACTGGTCTGGCCGCTCGATCCCGAGATCGTGCGCGAGTTCGCGCAAGGGTTGCACACCATCGTTGTGGTCGAAGAGAAGCGGCCCATCCTCGAAGACCAGGTGCGCACCATTCTTTACGGCAGTGCGAATGCACCGCGCCTGGTGGGCAAGCTGTTCGAAGGCGGGCTCTTCGAGTCGGGTCCCGCCGACGTCGCCTTTCCGAATGCCAGCGAGATCTCGCCGGTACGGGTGACGGAAGTGCTGGCGCGCGTGCTGGGCCGTGAGGTGCCCGTGCCCGCGCAGTGCGCGAGCGCACCTGCGAAAGCGCCGGGGCCGAACCGCGTGCCCGGCTTCTGCTCGGGCTGCCCGCACAACCGTTCGACCAAGGTGCCCGACGGCAGCCGCGCGCTCGCCGGCATCGGCTGCCACAGCATGGCGCTGCTGGTGAACCCGCAGCAGACCACCACCTGGTCGCACATGGGTGCCGAAGGCGTCATGTGGCTCGGCCAGCAACCGTTCACCGCCGAGCGCCATGTGTTCGCCAACATCGGCGATGGCACGCTGGCGCACTCGGGCTATCTGGCGATTCGGCAGGCCGTCGCGGCGCAGGTGCCGATCACCTACAAGGTGCTGTACAACGGCTTCGTGTCCATGACCGGAGGGCAGGTGGTCGAGGGCAACCTCAGCCCGCCGCAGATCCTCGCGGGCTTCGCGGCGGAAGGCATCCTCAAGATGGCGGTCGTCACGGATGAGCCGCGGCGCTACGCCGCGGTGAAGTTGCCCGAGGGCGTGGCGGTGCACGACCGCACGGCTCTCGACGCCGTGCAGCGCGAGTTCCGCGAATACCCCGGCGTCTCGGTGATCCTCTACGACCAGGCCTGCGCGGCGGAAAGGCGCCGGCTGCGCAAGCGCGGCAAGCTGCCCGATCCCGACCGGCGCCTGTTCATCAACTCCGCCGTGTGCGAGGGCTGCGGCGATTGCGGCGTGGCTTCGAACTGCATGTCGATCGAGCCGCTCGAGACCGAACTCGGCCGCAAGCGCCGCATCAACCAGGGAAGCTGCAACAAGGACTATTCGTGCGTGGAGGGCTTCTGCCCCAGCTTCGTCAGCGTCGAGGGCGGAAAGCCACGCCGCGCCGCGGCGCGCGTCGAGGCGCAGGCGGCATCGCCGCGCCCTTACACGCAGGCGCTGCCCGAGCCCGACATCGCGCCGCTGCAACGCGCGTGCAGCGTGTTGATCTCCGGCATCGGCGGCACGGGCGTGGTGACCATCGGCCAGACCCTGGCCGTGGCCGCCCATCTGGAGGGCCGCTACAGCTCCAACCTCGATGTCACCGGGTTCTCGCAGAAGTACGGCGCCGTGACCTCGCACGTGCGGTTCGCGCCCGACCCCGGGATGCTGCATGCCACGCGCATCGCCGAGGGCGAGGCCGATGCCTTGATCGGTTGCGACCTCGTCGTCGCGGCCTCGGACGAATCGCTGACTCGGCTGCCAGCCGGTCGCGGCCGCGCGGTGGTCAGCACCGCCCTCGTGCCGACCAGCGACTTCGCGCGCAATCCCGACTGGCAGCTCGATCCGAAGATGCTGATCGAGCGCATCGAGGCCGCGGCGGGCACGGCCGATCTCGTGCTGATCGATGGCGAACGCATGGCCACCGCGCTGGTCGGCGATCCGATCGGCATCAACATGTTCATGCTGGGCCTGGCCTGGCAACGTGGTTTCATTCCCTTGGGGCGGGCCGCGATCGAGCGGGCCATCGAACTCAACGGCGTGGCCGTGGCCATGAACAAGGAGGCCTTCCTCTGGGGGCGACGCGTTGCCCATGACCAGCCGGCGGTCGAGCGCCACCTGAAGGCCGAGCAACCGACGCAGGTCATCACCTTCATGCCGCGGCAGACCCGGGGACTCGACCAGACCGTCGCGCACCGCATCGAGCACCTGCGTGCCCACAGCGGCGAATTGCATGTGCGGCGCTACAAGGAGCTGGTGGAAAAGGCGCGTCAGCTGGAAGCCGGCCTCCATGCGGGCGACGCCCTGGCCAGGGCCGTGGCTCACAACCACCACCGGCTGCTGGCGACCAAGGATGAGTGGGAGGTAGCCCGCTTGTTCACGCACCCTGACTTTCAATCGGCGCTGGCGCAGGAGTTCGAGGGCCCCGTCCGGCTGCGCTTTCACCTCGGGGTCTGGCCGTTCGCGCGCAAGGATCCGCACAGCGGCAAGCCCGTGAAGGGTGACGTGGGCCCATGGGTGCTTCTGGCCATGAAGTGCATGGCGCGGCTACGCGGCCTGAGAGGGACCTGGCTCGACCCGTTCCGCAACGCGGCGGAGCGTGTGCTTGATCGTCAGCTGCTGGCGCAGTACGAGGACGACATGCGTGCTGCCCTGTCCGACTTGCGTGCCGAGACCCTGCCCATCGTGACGAAGCTGGCTTCGCTGCCTCAAAGCATCCGGGGGTACGGCCATGTGCGCGAGGCGCAGGCCAGTAAGGCGGCCTTGGTGCGGCAAGAACTGCTGCGGGAACTCGAGCTGGCACGCGAGCCACTGGCGCGTGCCGCATGA